TAAGCTCCAGCCCTGACTATTTCATTTTTCTTTAGTAATTCCCTGACTACATGATTCAGCAATCGAGAATTGGGCTCACAGCCAGCATTCTGCATGGATGAAAACATATCTTCTGCCTCTTCCACCAATCCTTCTTTTATAAGATTTGTGATCATTATACTGTAAGTCACAACATTAGGCACCAGCCGACTTCTCGAGATAGAAGCAAACAGATCCTTAGCTTCTTCAACTCTCCTGGTTTGAAACATTCCATCTATCATGGTATTGAGAGTTATGATATTGATCTTTACATTCATTGCACGTAATTCTTTGAAAAGAAAGATTGCTTCATCAAAGCATCTATTTTTAAAAAGTCCACGAAGAACTATGTTGTATGTACATATGTCCATAGCGATACCACTTTCTGTCATTTCATGGAATTTCATCTTTGCAGGAACTGTTCTCCCGGCCTGAAATAACCCATCAATTATGATGCTGTATAAAATAGTTGAAGGCTTTATTCCCCTTTGCAGCATTTCTCTGAAAAGACTCAATCCTTCATCAATCCTTCCAATTTTACAATAGCCATTAACAAGTGTACAATACACTACAACGTTTGGTTCAATGCCAGCTGACACCATAGCATCAAATACTCTTAATGCTTTCTCCATCTTGCCAACAAGACAGTACCCATCCATCAGCATACTATACACCACAGCATCAGGATGCAGACCAACATTTACAGTTAAGTCAAATATATTTTGTGCGTCCATTACCCTTCCCAGTTTGCAAAGGTTGTTAATTATCGAACTGAAGAAAACAATGTCAAGATGCATGCCATTATTCATTATTTCCGAAATCAATTCCTTGGCTTTCAGTAAACTACCATGAGTACAAAAACCTTGAATCAGGCAATTGTATGCATATTTGTCAGGTGCTACTCCTTGATCAATCATCTGATTAAATTTTTCCATAGCATCATCCATCTTACCGATTCTGCAGAGGGCAGCAATCACTGTCCTATAGGTTACCACATCAGGTTTCACTCCATGGTCTCTCATTTCATTGAAGATGATCATAGCCTTATCTAGCATTCCACAGTTTGCATATGCCTTGATCAGCACATTAAAAGTATAAAAGTCAGGTGCAATACCGTCACCTAGCATCAAATCGAAGAGATCTGTCATATCAACTAAACATCCTTTAGTAGCGTACCCGTTGAGCATAATATTGTAGGAGAAAACATCAGGATTTTGGCCCTTCATTGCCATTGTGTCAAAAACATCTCTAGCTTCCTTGATTTTTCCATACTTGCAAAGGGAACCCATCAACATGCTCAAAGTAACAACATCTGGTAAGATGCTGTGTCTTCTCATTTCTTTAAATACCCTAACCGCCTCCTTCCACTGTCCTGTGGAGGAGTATCCATATATCAAGTTATTATATGTCCAGTTATTTGGCAGAACACGTTTATTGACCATTTGTCGAAGGAAAGCCTCTGCCTTGTCCATTGCTCTTGCCTTACACAGGGCATGGACCACAGAGTTATAAGTCACTAAATCAGGTGGAATGCCCCGCTGTACCATTTCTTTGAATAGATCACATGCTTTATTTACGTCACCCTCCTTAAAAAAGCCGTCGATTACTGTATTGTAGGCAACCACGTTGGGCGAGCAGACAGCTCCCCCTTCAGCCATCATCCGTAGCAAATCATCTGCCTGGCCACTCTTTCCTTGGTCGCAGAGGCTCTTCAGAAGTATGCTGTACGAGAAAACATCGGGCACACAGCCCAACTCAGGCGTTCTGTGGAGAAGGATGTCCAAAGCCTCGTCTGTCCGCTTCGCTTCACAAAAGCCCTCGAGAAGGTGGTTAGCGATGATGATATTGACGCGCAAGCCTGTCCTGA
This portion of the Zea mays cultivar B73 chromosome 2, Zm-B73-REFERENCE-NAM-5.0, whole genome shotgun sequence genome encodes:
- the LOC111589241 gene encoding protein Rf1, mitochondrial; translation: MPSCARISSAVSTAAASSSSPPPHPPPRCRRRILAAATARVREGTLRPEEAHDLLDELQRRGTPVLERDLNGFLAALARAPSSAACRSGPALAVALFNRAASRAQGPRVLSPTSHTYAILMDCCTRAHRPELALAFFGQLLRTGLRVNIIIANHLLEGFCEAKRTDEALDILLHRTPELGCVPDVFSYSILLKSLCDQGKSGQADDLLRMMAEGGAVCSPNVVAYNTVIDGFFKEGDVNKACDLFKEMVQRGIPPDLVTYNSVVHALCKARAMDKAEAFLRQMVNKRVLPNNWTYNNLIYGYSSTGQWKEAVRVFKEMRRHSILPDVVTLSMLMGSLCKYGKIKEARDVFDTMAMKGQNPDVFSYNIMLNGYATKGCLVDMTDLFDLMLGDGIAPDFYTFNVLIKAYANCGMLDKAMIIFNEMRDHGVKPDVVTYRTVIAALCRIGKMDDAMEKFNQMIDQGVAPDKYAYNCLIQGFCTHGSLLKAKELISEIMNNGMHLDIVFFSSIINNLCKLGRVMDAQNIFDLTVNVGLHPDAVVYSMLMDGYCLVGKMEKALRVFDAMVSAGIEPNVVVYCTLVNGYCKIGRIDEGLSLFREMLQRGIKPSTILYSIIIDGLFQAGRTVPAKMKFHEMTESGIAMDICTYNIVLRGLFKNRCFDEAIFLFKELRAMNVKINIITLNTMIDGMFQTRRVEEAKDLFASISRSRLVPNVVTYSIMITNLIKEGLVEEAEDMFSSMQNAGCEPNSRLLNHVVRELLKKNEIVRAGAYLSKIDERNFSLEHLTAMLLVDLFSSKGTCREQIRFLPAKYHFLAEASP